The nucleotide sequence TGGTCAAACAGAACTGTATTTCATGCGCACTCCCCCCATTGCCACGCCCAAACCCAAGCAGATCACCTCGCCTCACGGCACTCGCACCGACAACTATTATTGGCTAAATGAGCGCGAGAACCCAGAGGTAATCGACTATTTGAGCGCTGAGAATGCCTATTTCGAGCAGGAAATGGCCCCGGTGAAAGAGCTACAGGCTGAGCTGTTCACGGAAATCAAGAGCCGCATCAAGGAACAGGACGAGTCGGTACCGTACCACGACAACGGCTACTACTACTATGTGCGCTACGAAGCTGGCGGCGAGTACCCTATTTATTGCCGGAAAAAAGGCAGCTTAGAGGCTCCCGAAGAAGTATTGCTCGATGCCAACGAAATGGGGCAGGGCCAAGCCTACTTCCAGATTGGCGGGTTCCAGGTAAGCAACGACAACCAACTCCTAGCTTTCAGTGTGGATACGGTGGGCCGCCGCATGTACACGCTGCGCCTCAAGAACCTGGCAACGGGCGAACTGTACCCCGAGCAAATACTTAATACCGGGGGGGAAGCCGTGTGGGCCGCTGATAATCAAACCGTGTTCTACTCCAAGCAAGACGAAAACACGCTCCTGACCTACCAGATTTACCGCCACCAACTCGGCACCGATCCGGCTGCCGATGTGCTGGTGTACGAGGAAGAAGACAACACCTTCCATATCGGGGTGGGGCGCTCGAAGTCACGGCAATACATTTTCGTGCAGATGGGGAGCACCATGTCGTCGGAGATGCGCTACCTGGAGGCCACCAACCCAGCGGGCGAGTTCCAGGTGTTCTTGTCCCGGGAAGCCGACCATCTGTATGAAATCGAGCACTTCGAGGATAGCTTCTACGTGCTGTCCAATGCGGACGCGCCTAATTTTCGGCTGCTCAAAACGCCGGTTTCAAACACCAGCAAGGCAGCCTGGCAGGAGATAATCCCGCACCGTCCTGATGTGTTTCTGGAAAACATGGAGCTGTTCCACGACTATCTGGTGCTAGGTGAGCGGCAAGAGGGCTTGCTGCAATTGCGCGTGATACAGTGGAAAGACAAGCAGGAGCACTACCTCAACTTCGGTGAGCCCACGTACACGGCGGCCATCAGCATCAACCCGGAGTTCGACACGCACGTGCTGCGCTATGGGTATTCGTCACTCACTACACCAACGAGCACCTACGACTACAACATGCGTACCCGCACCAAAACCTTGCTGAAAGAGCAGGCCGTGTTGGGTGAGTTCAAGAAGGAAAATTACGTGACCGAGCGGCTATACGCCACCGCGCAAGACGGCACCCGTATTCCGATGTCCATCGTGTACAAGAAAGGCTTCCAGAAGGATGGCACCGCCCCTGTGCTGCAATACGCCTACGGTTCCTATGGTATTTCCATCGACCCAAGTTTCAGCGCGGCCCGGTTGAGCTTGCTGGATCGGGGCTTTGCCTACGTTATCTGCCACATCCGGGGCGGGCAGGAACTAGGTCGGCAGTGGTACGAAAACGGCAAAAAGCTAAACAAGAAAAACACCTTCACTGATTTCACTGATTGCTCGGCTTTCCTGATTAAGGAGCAGTACACGTCACCGACTACGCTGTTTGCAGCGGGCGGCTCCGCGGGCGGCTTGCTAATGGGCGCAGTCATAAATATGCACCCCGAGTACTACAAAGGCGTAGTAGCGGCCGTACCCTTCGTGGACGTAGTAACTACCATGCTAGACGATACGATTCCGTTGACCACCGGCGAGTATGATGAATGGGGCAACCCCAACCAGCGAGAGTACTACGACTATATGCTTTCGTATTCGCCTTATGACCAGGTCAAAGCTCAGGCCTACCCTAACCTGCTCGTCACCACGGGCCTGCATGATTCGCAGGTGCAGTACTTCGAGCCCGCTAAGTGGGTGGCCAAGCTACGCGCCACCAAAACCGACAACAACCTCGTGCTTCTCCACACCGACATGGAAGCGGGCCACGGCGGGGCCTCCGGCCGCTTCAAATCCATTCATGACGCTGCGCGGCAATTCTCTTTCATGCTGCTGTTGTTGAAATAAAAACACTAAACGCGTCTTGCCAACTCGGCTACCCATAGCTCCTTGAGTTGACGAAACGCCAACTAAAACGTGCCCCGTGCAGCGCCCTACATCACTGGTAGGTGAGCTACACGGGGCACGTTTTAGTTGGCGTTTCGTCAACTCAATTAAATGTCAAAGTGTGGGTTGCGCTTAGAACTACGTATTAGCCAACGAAAGTATTTGCTTGGCCACTAAACCCAGCCGGAGTTTTCAAGTCTTTCAACTGAAGAAGACGTATTCCTACCAAAACGCCACAAGAAACCTATGTATTCCTGTAAGATAATGTAAATGTCGCTATACCAGATGAATAGCTGCGCCAATCCGGTAACAATTGGGGGTTGCTTGTTCTTATGGCTAGTAGGAAGTGTACGAAAGGCAAGAGCAAGTACAGGCACTTGAGCAACCCGTCTATATAGATAAGCAACAGTCATGAATTATTAATAAGGGGTAGGGGAGCCACTAATTAGCAGAAACTGTGTCTGTGGGTGCGGCTACCCAGCAGGAGGCTTCTTGTAAGCAAGCAAAATGGGTGTATTAGAAAGCAGGGTTTCGTGCAAGCGAGGACTACTGACCATAAACTGAATCCAACAAAGACCCGAGCGGGAATGCAGGGCAATTGCTGTAGTTGATTGTATGAAAAAAATTTCCTTTCTGTTAGTATTCCTTGGTAGTGGTTATCTGGCGCTGGCCCAAGAGCCTGCCGGAACGGGCCGCCCAGCGGGTGGGCCGCCGGCGGGCGGTCAGCGTTCTGCTTTAGGCGGGGCCCCTCAGCCACAACAGGGAAGTGGTCGTATCACGGGTACCGTCACGGATGCCGGCACTAAGCAGCCCGTGCCCTATGCGACGGTGGTAGTGCTTGATCCCTCGACCGGGAAACCCGTAGAT is from Hymenobacter tibetensis and encodes:
- a CDS encoding S9 family peptidase, with amino-acid sequence MRTPPIATPKPKQITSPHGTRTDNYYWLNERENPEVIDYLSAENAYFEQEMAPVKELQAELFTEIKSRIKEQDESVPYHDNGYYYYVRYEAGGEYPIYCRKKGSLEAPEEVLLDANEMGQGQAYFQIGGFQVSNDNQLLAFSVDTVGRRMYTLRLKNLATGELYPEQILNTGGEAVWAADNQTVFYSKQDENTLLTYQIYRHQLGTDPAADVLVYEEEDNTFHIGVGRSKSRQYIFVQMGSTMSSEMRYLEATNPAGEFQVFLSREADHLYEIEHFEDSFYVLSNADAPNFRLLKTPVSNTSKAAWQEIIPHRPDVFLENMELFHDYLVLGERQEGLLQLRVIQWKDKQEHYLNFGEPTYTAAISINPEFDTHVLRYGYSSLTTPTSTYDYNMRTRTKTLLKEQAVLGEFKKENYVTERLYATAQDGTRIPMSIVYKKGFQKDGTAPVLQYAYGSYGISIDPSFSAARLSLLDRGFAYVICHIRGGQELGRQWYENGKKLNKKNTFTDFTDCSAFLIKEQYTSPTTLFAAGGSAGGLLMGAVINMHPEYYKGVVAAVPFVDVVTTMLDDTIPLTTGEYDEWGNPNQREYYDYMLSYSPYDQVKAQAYPNLLVTTGLHDSQVQYFEPAKWVAKLRATKTDNNLVLLHTDMEAGHGGASGRFKSIHDAARQFSFMLLLLK